Proteins encoded within one genomic window of Ovis aries strain OAR_USU_Benz2616 breed Rambouillet chromosome 1, ARS-UI_Ramb_v3.0, whole genome shotgun sequence:
- the LOC101111069 gene encoding SLAM family member 7-like isoform X3: MGHCPEDLHLCWASRFLGFINLLLSIHSTGVKSSVTPGPGVQDSGAHVPMQGIQGGSVLFHVTKKQEADPEEVSWGFGSESNYRVFMRVHRGKDTPTWVSLQDKYQHRVHVPSVTSLRIENLTQEDSGHYRARASFTRGIEFNQVFLLAVYDPVPLPQILVKSASITPGWCNATLECTASQDTEDLKVTWGSMGLPRGQRITLDPPSNPWTLTLSLPLSQPSASLTCVVSNQVDQKTATLDLGEVCVSDSHGQVSADPLPCIIKAVVVMLLIPGLGLFLWKTRGKKRKIETGRGRD; the protein is encoded by the exons GCATCCACAGCACTGGAGTCAAGAGTTCTGTAACACCTGGTCCTGGAGTTCAGGATTCTGGAGCCCATGTTCCCATGCAGGGGATCCAAGGAGGTTCTGTGTTGTTTCATGTGACCAAGAAGCAAGAAGCTGACCCAGAGGAGGTCTCGTGGGGCTTTGGCTCTGAGTCGAACTACAGAGTCTTCATGCGAGTCCACCGTGGGAAAGACACCCCAACCTGGGTCAGCCTCCAGGACAAGTACCAGCACAGGGTCCATGTGCCCAGTGTGACGTCCCTGAGGATTGAGAACCTGACCCAAGAGGACAGTGGGCACTACCGGGCTCGAGCCAGCTTCACTAGAGGAATAGAATTTAACCAGGTTTTCCTCCTCGCTGTCTATG atCCTGTACCCCTTCCCCAGATCCTGGTCAAGTCTGCATCCATCACACCAGGCTGGTGCAATGCCACCCTGGAGTGCACAGCCTCACAGGACACAGAGGACCTGAAGGTGACCTGGGGGAGCATGGGCCTTCCCAGAGGGCAGAGAATAACCCTGGATCCACCCTCAAACCCCTGGACCCTGACTCTGAGCCTGCCCCTGAGCCAACCCAGTGCCAGCTTGACCTGTGTGGTCAGCAATCAGGTGGACCAGAAAACTGCCACCTTAGACCTGGGGGAAGTCTGTGTCTCTG ATTCACATGGACAGGTCAGTGCTGACCCCCTGCCATGCATCATAAAGGCTGTTGTGGTTATGCTGTTGATCCCTGGACTTGGACTGTTCCTTTGGAAGACAcgtgggaagaagaggaagatagAGACTGGAAGAGGCAG
- the LOC101111069 gene encoding SLAM family member 7-like isoform X1, which yields MGHCPEDLHLCWASRFLGFINLLLSIHSTGVKSSVTPGPGVQDSGAHVPMQGIQGGSVLFHVTKKQEADPEEVSWGFGSESNYRVFMRVHRGKDTPTWVSLQDKYQHRVHVPSVTSLRIENLTQEDSGHYRARASFTRGIEFNQVFLLAVYDPVPLPQILVKSASITPGWCNATLECTASQDTEDLKVTWGSMGLPRGQRITLDPPSNPWTLTLSLPLSQPSASLTCVVSNQVDQKTATLDLGEVCVSDSHGQVSADPLPCIIKAVVVMLLIPGLGLFLWKTRGKKRKIETGRGRFHFSFWPHIPPLPH from the exons GCATCCACAGCACTGGAGTCAAGAGTTCTGTAACACCTGGTCCTGGAGTTCAGGATTCTGGAGCCCATGTTCCCATGCAGGGGATCCAAGGAGGTTCTGTGTTGTTTCATGTGACCAAGAAGCAAGAAGCTGACCCAGAGGAGGTCTCGTGGGGCTTTGGCTCTGAGTCGAACTACAGAGTCTTCATGCGAGTCCACCGTGGGAAAGACACCCCAACCTGGGTCAGCCTCCAGGACAAGTACCAGCACAGGGTCCATGTGCCCAGTGTGACGTCCCTGAGGATTGAGAACCTGACCCAAGAGGACAGTGGGCACTACCGGGCTCGAGCCAGCTTCACTAGAGGAATAGAATTTAACCAGGTTTTCCTCCTCGCTGTCTATG atCCTGTACCCCTTCCCCAGATCCTGGTCAAGTCTGCATCCATCACACCAGGCTGGTGCAATGCCACCCTGGAGTGCACAGCCTCACAGGACACAGAGGACCTGAAGGTGACCTGGGGGAGCATGGGCCTTCCCAGAGGGCAGAGAATAACCCTGGATCCACCCTCAAACCCCTGGACCCTGACTCTGAGCCTGCCCCTGAGCCAACCCAGTGCCAGCTTGACCTGTGTGGTCAGCAATCAGGTGGACCAGAAAACTGCCACCTTAGACCTGGGGGAAGTCTGTGTCTCTG ATTCACATGGACAGGTCAGTGCTGACCCCCTGCCATGCATCATAAAGGCTGTTGTGGTTATGCTGTTGATCCCTGGACTTGGACTGTTCCTTTGGAAGACAcgtgggaagaagaggaagatagAGACTGGAAGAGGCAGGTTTCACTTCTCCTTCTggccccacatcccacccctcccccactga